AGGTGCTGCGAGCCGGGCTCGGGAGCACGCCGTACCAGCACCTCGACGACACGAGCACGCGGGTCGATGGCGACGGCTGGTACTGCCACATCCTCTGCAACGACCTGTACACGGCGTACCGGACGACACCCGGGAAGGATCGGCGGACGATCGTCGCGGTGCTGCGCGGCGGTCGGCCGGCGGCGTACCGCTACGATCGGGAAGCCGAGCGGCACCTGGCGTTCCTGGGGCTCTCGGCAGCGGCGCAGGCCCGGGTGCGGGCTGCCCTCCCGCACGACCGGGAGCTGGACGAGACGACGCTGACACGCCTGCTTGACGGTCCACTGTCCCGGCTGGGCTCCCGGCAGCGGGAGCAGGTGCGTGAGGCGCTGGCGGTCGCGGCGTACCTGGCCGACCCGGACTGGCCGGTCGTGCGGACCCTGGTCTGCGACGACGCGACCCAGTTCAGGGCCATCACCCCGGAGCTGGCGCTGTGCTGGATCCACGAGGGCCGCCACTGCAAGCAGTTGACGCCGTGGCTGCCCCAGCCGCGTGCCCTCCTGGCCGACATCCTCGCCCGGTTCTGGGCCTACTACCGCGAGCTGCTGGCCTACCGCGACCACTCCACCCCCGAGGAGCGCGCCCGGCTCGATGCCCGCTTCGACGACCTGTTCGGCACCACGACCGGCTACGCCGAGCTCGACCGCCGCCTCGCGCTCACCCGCGACAAGAAGCCGGAGCTCCTGCGGGTCCTCGACCACCCCGAGCTCCCGCTCCACAACAACCCGGCCGAGCTCGACGCCCGCCGACGCGTCCGCAAGCGCGACGTC
The genomic region above belongs to Chloroflexota bacterium and contains:
- a CDS encoding transposase; amino-acid sequence: VLRAGLGSTPYQHLDDTSTRVDGDGWYCHILCNDLYTAYRTTPGKDRRTIVAVLRGGRPAAYRYDREAERHLAFLGLSAAAQARVRAALPHDRELDETTLTRLLDGPLSRLGSRQREQVREALAVAAYLADPDWPVVRTLVCDDATQFRAITPELALCWIHEGRHCKQLTPWLPQPRALLADILARFWAYYRELLAYRDHSTPEERARLDARFDDLFGTTTGYAELDRRLALTRDKKPELLRVLDHPELPLHNNPAELDARRRVRKRDVSFGPRSPAGAAAWDTFMTLAATTRKLGLDFAAFLIDRFTRAGQIPPLADLITARAAQAAGAPA